A window of Corallococcus macrosporus DSM 14697 contains these coding sequences:
- a CDS encoding sigma-54-dependent transcriptional regulator, producing the protein MELPEEKGESAGWEPETIRALRGEQSRAAFARLVGVTPLTVYRWELPSEAPQARRPRGRVAVALRQLAARGGAPTPGLFVSRRQELHPEELARILPCVTHLTRAEWRAAEEDLLSLLASGQLRTPGARAMAAVGLAYLQRWGREDSRGAFTTLLPHLGPAEAGVLPEEVELRVLAMAATLYASPDGKLFDAGKSAAYVARAEALLANHDDPEVRCQLRMAEVACGFYLGEAERITHGSGRLAEALAGVKDPALRLLAEDACAHEAALRGEATLATRRFREVAQGAARMGYAFLEARNLAFLAQRRLDEACEPSEALQLVRRAREAAYGGRMARGFSFIFAARAEAEALLRLARFAEAETVLDEADAVVEELRWTPLYLTVTRARLYLLTGRYSGLRRLSRHLTAYDGTIQRALTGAYAQFAESLADLAEGKAVHAAEGFAAAGQRAVELGGWPYLRRECLLYETYARVYACQRDEGLVLLRRARAFLERMPSAWHSALLHRFEALLHVLDGRTAEARALLEAALGTFSLTGDLCMAVYTRHLLALLARMEGDPAAGELLAASEAELHRVGMVVHQQHFVHYVVREPRSADAAHAPDRDARLGAESLVVPFERLSVRGMGAPLLQRELLAVVEGLFPHSAPRLEELDSQGRATPLGGDASMPATEAVEFGDGCGRRLRLGVAGHLPPDGRALLTALSRLGGFALEVATLRGFAQVDVPALPGDDVDARDTDVPGFIAASSAMRRLRSELASLSSSRATVIVTGESGSGKEVVARALHSLSTRAQRPYVAFNCAAVPRDLFEGQLFGYRRGAYTGAATDHPGVIRAAHGGTLFLDEIGELPLEVQPKLLRFLENGEVFPLGEMRPVEVDVRVVAATHRDLSQLVREGRFREDLYYRLQVVPVRVPPLRERREDVVALARHFVRQLTPEGLEPPRLGPDAIAALMAHPWPGNVRELRNVIERSMAYGPFPAVLGAEQMRIAG; encoded by the coding sequence GTGGAGTTACCGGAGGAGAAGGGGGAGAGCGCCGGGTGGGAACCCGAGACCATCCGCGCCTTGCGAGGTGAGCAGAGCCGCGCGGCCTTCGCCCGCCTGGTGGGCGTCACCCCCCTCACCGTCTACCGCTGGGAGCTGCCGAGCGAAGCCCCGCAGGCCCGCCGTCCGCGCGGCCGCGTGGCCGTGGCCCTCCGTCAGCTCGCCGCGCGGGGCGGTGCGCCCACGCCCGGCCTGTTCGTCTCCCGGCGTCAGGAGCTGCACCCCGAGGAGCTGGCGCGCATCCTCCCCTGTGTCACCCACCTCACCCGCGCCGAGTGGCGGGCCGCGGAGGAGGACCTGCTGTCCCTGCTGGCCTCAGGCCAGCTCCGCACGCCGGGCGCGCGGGCCATGGCGGCGGTGGGCCTGGCCTACCTGCAGCGCTGGGGCCGCGAGGACAGCCGCGGCGCCTTCACCACGCTGCTGCCCCACCTGGGCCCCGCGGAGGCCGGCGTCCTTCCGGAAGAGGTGGAGCTGCGCGTGCTCGCCATGGCGGCCACCCTCTACGCGTCACCGGACGGGAAGCTGTTCGACGCGGGCAAGTCCGCCGCGTACGTGGCGCGCGCGGAGGCGCTGCTCGCCAACCATGATGACCCGGAGGTGCGCTGCCAGCTTCGCATGGCGGAGGTGGCCTGCGGCTTCTACCTGGGCGAGGCGGAGCGCATCACCCACGGCTCCGGACGGCTGGCCGAGGCACTGGCGGGGGTGAAGGACCCGGCGCTGCGGCTGCTCGCCGAGGACGCCTGCGCCCACGAGGCCGCCCTGCGCGGCGAGGCCACCCTGGCCACGCGCCGCTTCCGCGAGGTGGCGCAGGGCGCGGCGCGCATGGGGTACGCCTTCCTGGAGGCGCGCAACCTGGCCTTCCTCGCCCAGCGCCGGCTGGACGAGGCCTGCGAGCCGTCCGAGGCGCTCCAGTTGGTCCGCCGCGCGCGAGAGGCCGCGTACGGCGGGCGCATGGCGCGCGGCTTCTCCTTCATCTTCGCCGCGCGCGCGGAGGCGGAGGCGCTGCTGCGGCTGGCGCGCTTCGCGGAAGCGGAGACGGTGCTGGATGAAGCGGACGCGGTGGTGGAGGAGCTGCGCTGGACGCCGCTGTACCTGACGGTGACGCGCGCGCGGCTGTACCTGCTCACCGGCCGGTACTCGGGCCTGCGCCGGCTGTCCCGGCACCTGACGGCCTACGACGGCACCATCCAGCGGGCCCTCACCGGGGCCTATGCCCAGTTCGCGGAGTCGCTGGCGGACCTCGCGGAGGGCAAGGCCGTCCACGCCGCCGAGGGCTTCGCCGCCGCCGGCCAGCGCGCGGTGGAGCTGGGCGGCTGGCCCTACCTGCGCCGCGAGTGCCTGCTGTACGAGACGTACGCCCGCGTCTACGCGTGCCAGCGGGACGAGGGGCTGGTGCTGCTGCGGCGCGCGCGCGCCTTCCTGGAGCGCATGCCGTCCGCGTGGCACTCCGCCCTGCTCCACCGCTTCGAGGCGCTGCTGCACGTGCTGGACGGACGGACCGCGGAAGCGCGGGCGCTGTTGGAGGCCGCGCTGGGCACCTTCAGCCTCACCGGCGATTTGTGCATGGCCGTCTATACGCGCCACCTGCTGGCGCTGCTGGCGCGCATGGAGGGAGACCCCGCCGCCGGCGAGCTGCTGGCCGCCAGCGAGGCGGAGCTGCACCGCGTGGGCATGGTGGTGCACCAGCAGCACTTCGTGCACTACGTGGTCCGCGAGCCCCGCTCCGCCGACGCGGCCCACGCGCCCGACAGGGACGCGCGGCTGGGCGCCGAGTCCCTGGTGGTGCCCTTCGAGCGGCTGTCGGTGCGCGGCATGGGCGCGCCCCTGCTCCAGCGGGAGCTGCTCGCCGTGGTGGAGGGCCTCTTCCCCCACAGCGCGCCCCGGCTGGAGGAGCTGGACTCCCAGGGCCGCGCCACGCCCCTGGGCGGAGACGCCTCCATGCCCGCCACCGAGGCCGTGGAGTTCGGGGACGGCTGTGGCCGCAGGCTCCGCCTGGGCGTCGCGGGGCACCTGCCCCCGGACGGCCGCGCGCTGCTGACGGCGCTCTCCCGGCTGGGCGGCTTCGCGCTGGAGGTGGCCACGCTGCGAGGCTTCGCCCAGGTGGACGTGCCCGCCCTGCCCGGCGACGACGTGGACGCGCGGGACACGGACGTGCCGGGCTTCATCGCCGCCTCGTCCGCCATGCGGCGGCTGCGCTCGGAGCTGGCGAGCCTGTCCTCCAGCCGGGCCACCGTCATCGTCACGGGCGAGTCCGGCTCCGGCAAGGAGGTGGTGGCGCGGGCGCTGCACAGCCTGTCCACCCGCGCGCAGCGGCCCTACGTGGCCTTCAACTGCGCCGCCGTGCCCCGGGACCTCTTCGAGGGACAGCTCTTCGGCTACCGGCGCGGCGCGTACACCGGCGCGGCCACGGACCACCCGGGCGTCATCCGCGCCGCGCACGGCGGCACCCTCTTCCTGGACGAGATTGGCGAGCTCCCCCTGGAGGTGCAGCCCAAGCTGCTGCGCTTCCTGGAGAACGGCGAGGTGTTCCCCCTGGGGGAGATGCGCCCGGTGGAGGTGGACGTGCGGGTGGTGGCGGCCACGCACCGGGACTTGAGCCAGCTCGTGCGCGAGGGCCGCTTCCGCGAGGACCTCTACTACCGCCTCCAGGTGGTGCCGGTGCGCGTGCCCCCGCTGCGCGAGCGGCGCGAGGACGTGGTGGCGCTCGCGAGGCACTTCGTCCGCCAGCTCACGCCCGAGGGCCTGGAGCCCCCGCGGCTGGGGCCGGATGCCATCGCCGCGCTGATGGCGCACCCGTGGCCCGGCAACGTGCGCGAGCTGCGGAACGTGATTGAGCGCTCCATGGCCTACGGGCCGTTCCCCGCGGTGCTGGGCGCGGAGCAGATGCGCATCGCGGGCTGA
- a CDS encoding NAD-dependent succinate-semialdehyde dehydrogenase: MAISTVDPATGKTLRTFTPLTAEELEAKLQTAADTFRAYRQTTFADRATWLRRAADLLEAEADRYGRIMTQEMGKPLDAARAEAKKCATACRYYVDKGEALLRDKRIDLGSGQAYVRYQPLGPVLAIMPWNFPFWQVVRFAAPALMAGNVGLLKHAHNVPQCALALEALFLQAGFPRGAFQTLLIETADVNRVIEDRRVRAVTLTGSEGAGRAVGAAAGKAIKKVVLELGGSDPFIVMPSADLEQAVETAVTARLINNGQSCIAAKRFIVADAIYPEFERRFVERMKRVTVGDPMDAKTDLGPLATRGILDGLHAQVEASVKAGARLLLGGKPLEGPGNFYPATVLAEPPPQAPAFHDELFGPVATLLRARDVDHALELANATPFGLGASVWTQDEAEQRRFIDGIDAGMVFVNALVASDARLPFGGVKHSGHGRELADVGIHEFVNLKSVRIAAPEDTAQQPPPRGAISE; encoded by the coding sequence ATGGCCATTTCCACCGTTGACCCAGCGACCGGCAAGACGCTGCGCACCTTCACGCCCCTCACCGCCGAGGAGCTGGAGGCGAAGCTCCAGACGGCGGCCGACACCTTCCGCGCCTACCGCCAGACGACCTTCGCCGACCGCGCCACCTGGCTGCGGCGCGCCGCCGACCTGCTGGAGGCCGAGGCCGACCGCTACGGCCGCATCATGACGCAGGAGATGGGCAAGCCCCTCGACGCCGCCAGGGCCGAGGCGAAGAAGTGCGCCACCGCCTGCCGCTACTACGTGGACAAGGGCGAGGCCCTCTTGCGCGACAAGCGCATCGACCTGGGCAGCGGCCAGGCCTACGTGCGCTACCAGCCCCTGGGGCCCGTGCTGGCCATCATGCCGTGGAACTTCCCCTTCTGGCAGGTGGTCCGCTTCGCCGCGCCCGCGCTGATGGCGGGCAACGTGGGCCTGCTCAAGCACGCGCACAACGTGCCCCAGTGCGCGCTGGCCCTGGAGGCGCTCTTCCTCCAGGCGGGCTTCCCGCGCGGCGCCTTCCAGACGCTGCTCATCGAGACGGCCGACGTGAATCGCGTCATCGAGGACCGCCGCGTGCGCGCGGTGACGCTCACCGGCAGCGAGGGCGCGGGCCGCGCGGTGGGCGCCGCCGCGGGCAAGGCCATCAAGAAGGTGGTGCTGGAGCTGGGCGGCAGCGACCCGTTCATCGTCATGCCCAGCGCGGACCTGGAGCAGGCGGTGGAGACGGCGGTGACGGCGCGGCTCATCAACAACGGCCAGTCCTGCATCGCCGCCAAGCGCTTCATCGTCGCCGACGCCATCTACCCGGAGTTCGAGCGCCGCTTCGTGGAGCGGATGAAGCGCGTCACCGTGGGCGACCCCATGGACGCGAAGACGGACCTGGGCCCCCTGGCGACGCGCGGCATCCTCGACGGGCTCCACGCGCAGGTGGAGGCCAGCGTGAAGGCCGGCGCGAGGCTGCTGCTGGGCGGCAAGCCCCTGGAGGGCCCCGGGAACTTCTACCCAGCCACCGTCCTGGCCGAGCCTCCGCCCCAGGCCCCTGCCTTCCACGACGAGCTGTTCGGCCCGGTGGCCACGCTGCTGCGCGCGCGCGACGTGGACCACGCGCTGGAGCTGGCCAACGCGACGCCCTTCGGCCTGGGCGCCAGCGTGTGGACGCAGGACGAAGCCGAGCAGCGGCGCTTCATCGACGGCATCGACGCGGGCATGGTGTTCGTCAACGCGCTGGTGGCGTCGGACGCCCGGCTGCCGTTCGGCGGCGTGAAGCACTCCGGCCACGGGCGCGAGCTGGCGGACGTGGGCATCCACGAGTTCGTCAACCTCAAGTCCGTCCGCATCGCCGCTCCGGAGGACACGGCCCAGCAGCCTCCGCCCCGCGGCGCCATCAGCGAGTAG
- a CDS encoding IS1182 family transposase, with protein MERWKPTVEQSAREQRLLKLAGKSRKLFVFLREHQHELFDEAFQDELEAMYRQTGQGQAPQPPAMMCMALLVQAYTQTSDAEAVCLSATDSRWRMVLDRLGTDEDEPAFSQGGLQQFRERLIATEMDRRLLERTVEVAKRTKGFDSKKTPKTLRVGVDSRPLEGAGRVEDTLNLLGHAGRKIAEGMALVLGTDVEEVCQQADAPLLMASSIKAGLDIDWSAPDAKGEALNRLCRQLDRLMAWVAKQSASCVAAPLTRYIEALAQVREQDLEPRPEGGVQIRQGVAADRRISIEDADMRHGRKSKSKRFNGYKQHVGIDLDTELVVACAVTPANRPEEEATDALQEDMAHQNLFPDVLLVDRAYLNSTMAEDVLASGGDLVCRPWRGASAKPGLFGKRDFKVNIRDGTLTCPAGEVEPFEPGAVVHFDPEACGPCKLRPSCTQAASGKGRSVTMGDDERLQQRLRSRLKTRAGRAQLRERVGVEHRLAHLANRQGPKARYRGTRRNLFDLRRLGVVQNLEVAARYQLAA; from the coding sequence ATGGAACGCTGGAAGCCGACTGTGGAGCAGAGCGCACGGGAGCAGCGCCTGCTGAAGCTCGCGGGGAAGAGCAGGAAGCTCTTCGTCTTCCTGCGCGAGCATCAGCACGAGTTGTTCGATGAGGCCTTTCAGGACGAACTCGAGGCAATGTACCGGCAGACGGGCCAGGGACAAGCGCCGCAGCCGCCCGCGATGATGTGCATGGCGCTGCTGGTGCAGGCTTACACGCAGACGTCGGACGCCGAAGCCGTGTGTCTCTCGGCCACCGACAGCCGGTGGCGCATGGTACTGGACCGGCTCGGCACGGATGAGGACGAGCCAGCCTTCTCCCAGGGCGGGCTGCAGCAATTCCGGGAGCGCCTCATCGCGACCGAAATGGACCGCCGACTGCTGGAGCGCACCGTCGAGGTGGCGAAGCGGACGAAGGGGTTCGATTCGAAGAAGACGCCGAAGACGCTGCGAGTGGGGGTGGACAGCCGCCCTTTAGAAGGGGCCGGGCGGGTTGAGGACACCCTCAACCTGCTCGGCCACGCAGGCCGAAAAATAGCCGAGGGCATGGCGCTCGTGCTCGGCACTGACGTCGAGGAGGTGTGCCAGCAGGCCGATGCGCCGTTGCTGATGGCCAGCAGCATCAAGGCCGGCCTCGACATCGACTGGAGCGCGCCCGACGCGAAGGGCGAGGCACTCAATCGCCTGTGCCGACAGCTCGACCGCCTCATGGCCTGGGTGGCGAAGCAGTCGGCCTCGTGCGTCGCGGCTCCGCTGACGCGCTACATCGAAGCGCTCGCGCAGGTGCGCGAACAGGACCTCGAGCCGCGCCCCGAGGGTGGCGTGCAGATTCGACAGGGCGTGGCGGCCGACAGGCGCATCTCCATTGAGGACGCCGACATGCGCCACGGGCGGAAGAGCAAGAGCAAGCGCTTCAATGGCTACAAGCAGCACGTCGGCATCGACCTCGACACCGAGCTGGTGGTGGCCTGCGCCGTGACACCCGCCAACCGCCCCGAAGAGGAGGCGACGGATGCACTGCAGGAAGACATGGCCCACCAGAACCTCTTTCCCGACGTCCTGCTCGTCGACAGGGCGTACCTCAACAGCACGATGGCCGAGGACGTGCTGGCGAGCGGCGGCGACCTCGTCTGCCGCCCGTGGCGAGGAGCCAGCGCGAAGCCTGGACTCTTCGGCAAGCGCGACTTCAAAGTGAACATCCGCGACGGTACCCTCACGTGCCCCGCGGGCGAGGTAGAGCCCTTCGAGCCCGGCGCTGTCGTGCACTTCGACCCGGAAGCCTGCGGGCCGTGCAAGTTGCGCCCCAGTTGTACCCAGGCCGCGTCCGGCAAGGGGCGCAGCGTCACGATGGGCGATGACGAGCGCCTCCAGCAGCGCCTTCGCTCACGTCTGAAGACGCGCGCGGGCCGCGCACAGCTCCGCGAGCGGGTCGGCGTCGAGCATCGCCTGGCACATCTCGCCAACCGCCAGGGCCCGAAGGCCCGCTACCGTGGCACGCGCCGCAACCTCTTTGACCTCAGGCGACTCGGGGTCGTCCAAAACCTTGAGGTTGCCGCGCGCTACCAGCTCGCGGCGTGA
- a CDS encoding phosphatase PAP2 family protein, producing MWRRLWQWVSGWDVAVTRLLGLLLLLLVCCLGFIALSDEVAEGETQQLDERMLLALRDPEDPAMPRGPWWLRRTAEDVTALGGVPVLTLVTVAVCGFLLLVRRYRTLLLVLGATLGGAGLNVLLKQFFARPRPSVVPHLTEVVSQSFPSGHAMLSATVYLTLGALLAQLAERKRLKIYVLTVALLLPFLVGLTRVYLGVHYPTDVLGGWSAGLAWALLMAVCARTLRRRSPALRAEARRPVE from the coding sequence ATGTGGCGGAGGCTCTGGCAGTGGGTGTCGGGATGGGACGTGGCGGTGACGCGGCTGTTGGGGCTGCTCCTGCTGCTGCTCGTGTGCTGCCTGGGCTTCATCGCCCTGTCGGACGAGGTGGCCGAGGGCGAGACGCAGCAGCTCGATGAGCGCATGCTGCTGGCCCTGCGCGACCCCGAGGACCCGGCGATGCCGCGCGGCCCCTGGTGGCTGCGACGCACGGCGGAGGATGTGACGGCGCTGGGCGGTGTCCCCGTGCTGACGCTCGTCACCGTGGCGGTGTGCGGCTTCCTCCTGCTGGTGCGGCGCTACCGCACGCTGCTGCTCGTGCTGGGCGCGACGCTGGGCGGCGCGGGCCTCAATGTCCTGCTCAAGCAGTTCTTCGCCCGGCCCCGGCCCTCCGTGGTGCCGCACCTCACCGAGGTCGTCAGCCAGAGCTTCCCCAGTGGCCACGCCATGCTGTCAGCCACGGTCTACCTCACGCTCGGCGCGCTGCTGGCCCAGCTCGCCGAGCGCAAGCGGCTCAAGATCTATGTCCTCACGGTGGCGCTGCTCCTGCCGTTCCTCGTGGGCCTGACGCGCGTCTACCTGGGCGTCCACTACCCCACGGACGTGCTCGGCGGCTGGTCGGCCGGGCTGGCGTGGGCGCTGCTCATGGCCGTCTGTGCGCGGACGCTCCGACGGCGCAGCCCCGCATTGCGCGCGGAGGCCCGGCGTCCGGTGGAGTGA
- a CDS encoding histone deacetylase: MSPWDWLSRWSWGGAPVPAFYDESYRLPLTGIESSVGIEPRGVDFTTWYLLEARALRAQDVHHPQPVSLAELTRVHDAAYLESLGQPETLARIFATDPADVPVDALLSNLRRVCGGTLGAARLAVARKGPVVNMAGGFHHAAPARGGGFCAVNDIAVALAALHADGFDGQAVVLDLDAHPPDGTAECLAGQKRAWLGSLSGCDWGALAPEVDETRVPEGTDDRTYLALLDALLERMPRPDVAFVIAGSDVLAGDRFGRVGLSLDGARRRDRALARALRGLPSVWLPGGGYHRDAWKVFAGTVLVLAGQGRRRIKARYDPLSARYRRIARSLTREGATPLDEPITQEDLEGSLGLGGGQRQSRLLGYYTAQALEYAFFRYGLLAYVERLGYSRLRVAVGSVGEGDRMEVHGCAAGQEHLLVDCVVERRVLAGEPFLFVNWLGLRHPRARFSEGRGRLPGQDVPGLGLAREATEMLLLMAKRLVLAGVAFRPMWFHLAVLARARFRFLDPARQGRFEALLRDLGHLPLLEVSQAVVDGQVLLDGQPYAWEASDMVSRLEPAAGDVEATARERERCRFTWEPTRLATGA; encoded by the coding sequence ATGAGCCCGTGGGACTGGCTGTCGCGGTGGAGCTGGGGCGGCGCGCCGGTGCCCGCCTTCTACGACGAGTCCTACCGGCTGCCGCTCACCGGCATCGAGTCCTCCGTGGGCATCGAGCCGCGCGGCGTGGACTTCACCACCTGGTACCTCCTGGAGGCCCGCGCGCTGCGCGCCCAGGACGTGCACCACCCGCAGCCGGTGAGCCTGGCCGAGCTCACGCGCGTGCATGACGCCGCCTACCTGGAGTCGCTCGGCCAGCCGGAGACGCTGGCGCGCATCTTCGCCACCGACCCCGCCGACGTGCCGGTGGACGCGCTGCTGTCCAACCTGCGCCGGGTGTGCGGCGGCACGCTGGGCGCGGCGCGGCTCGCGGTGGCGCGCAAGGGCCCGGTGGTGAACATGGCGGGCGGCTTCCACCACGCCGCCCCGGCGCGCGGCGGCGGCTTCTGCGCGGTGAACGACATCGCGGTGGCGCTCGCCGCCCTCCACGCGGACGGCTTCGACGGGCAGGCCGTGGTGTTGGACTTGGATGCCCACCCGCCAGACGGCACGGCGGAGTGCCTGGCGGGACAGAAGCGGGCCTGGCTTGGCTCGCTGTCCGGCTGCGACTGGGGCGCGCTGGCGCCCGAGGTGGACGAGACGCGCGTCCCCGAGGGCACCGACGACCGGACCTACCTGGCCCTGCTCGACGCGCTCCTGGAGCGCATGCCCCGGCCGGACGTGGCCTTCGTCATCGCGGGCAGCGACGTGCTCGCGGGGGACCGCTTCGGCCGCGTGGGCCTGTCGCTGGACGGCGCCCGGCGCCGGGACCGGGCGCTGGCGCGCGCGCTGCGAGGCCTCCCCAGCGTCTGGCTCCCGGGCGGGGGCTACCACCGCGACGCGTGGAAGGTGTTCGCGGGCACCGTGCTCGTCCTGGCGGGACAGGGCCGCCGCCGCATCAAGGCGCGCTACGACCCGCTGAGCGCGCGCTATCGACGCATCGCCCGCTCCCTGACGCGCGAAGGCGCGACGCCGCTGGACGAGCCCATCACCCAGGAGGACCTGGAGGGCTCGCTGGGCCTGGGCGGCGGCCAGCGCCAGTCACGCCTCCTCGGCTACTACACGGCGCAGGCGCTGGAGTACGCCTTCTTCCGCTACGGCCTCCTCGCCTACGTGGAGCGGCTCGGGTACAGCCGGCTGCGCGTGGCGGTGGGCTCGGTGGGGGAGGGGGACCGGATGGAGGTGCACGGCTGCGCGGCGGGCCAGGAGCACCTGCTGGTGGACTGCGTCGTGGAGCGCCGCGTGCTGGCCGGCGAGCCCTTCCTCTTCGTCAACTGGCTCGGCCTGCGCCATCCCCGCGCGCGCTTCAGCGAGGGCCGTGGGCGGCTCCCAGGCCAGGACGTGCCGGGGCTGGGCCTGGCGCGCGAGGCGACGGAGATGCTGCTCCTGATGGCGAAGCGCCTCGTCCTGGCGGGCGTGGCCTTCCGGCCCATGTGGTTCCACCTGGCGGTGCTGGCGCGCGCGCGCTTCCGCTTCCTGGACCCAGCGCGGCAGGGCCGCTTCGAGGCGCTGCTGCGCGATTTGGGCCACCTGCCCCTCCTGGAGGTCTCCCAGGCGGTGGTGGACGGCCAGGTGCTGCTCGACGGCCAGCCCTACGCGTGGGAGGCGAGCGACATGGTGTCGCGCCTGGAGCCCGCGGCGGGCGACGTGGAGGCCACGGCCCGGGAGCGCGAGCGCTGCCGCTTCACCTGGGAGCCCACCCGGCTGGCCACCGGGGCGTGA
- a CDS encoding acyltransferase, which produces MDLDALRREQHKRRLSWMPWLYFSLKPRHREWAEAWQREVQQQLRDLETVDIAEGCFIAPEARIFAEPGRTVVIGPGCSIAADVFLHGPVTLGPRVSLNARASLDGGAAGIRIGEGTRIATGATLYAFDHGLAPDRPVREQPVTSRGGVIGADVWVGANAGITDGVTVGDHAVVAMGAVVTRDVPDWAIVAGVPARVVGDRRQRPRSGAPGGWEPGDGA; this is translated from the coding sequence GTGGACCTGGACGCGCTCCGCCGTGAGCAGCACAAGCGCCGGCTCTCCTGGATGCCGTGGCTCTATTTCAGCCTCAAGCCCCGCCACCGCGAATGGGCGGAGGCCTGGCAGCGCGAGGTGCAGCAGCAGCTCCGCGACCTGGAGACAGTGGACATCGCGGAGGGGTGCTTCATCGCCCCGGAGGCGCGCATCTTCGCCGAGCCCGGGCGCACCGTCGTCATCGGCCCCGGGTGCAGCATCGCGGCGGACGTCTTCCTTCACGGCCCCGTGACGCTCGGCCCCCGGGTGAGCCTCAACGCCCGGGCGAGCCTGGACGGCGGCGCCGCGGGCATCCGCATCGGCGAGGGGACCCGCATCGCCACCGGCGCCACCCTCTATGCCTTCGACCATGGGCTGGCGCCTGACCGGCCGGTGCGCGAGCAGCCCGTCACCTCGCGGGGGGGCGTCATCGGCGCGGACGTGTGGGTGGGGGCCAACGCCGGCATCACCGACGGCGTCACGGTGGGGGACCACGCCGTGGTGGCCATGGGCGCCGTCGTCACCCGGGACGTCCCGGACTGGGCCATCGTCGCGGGCGTGCCGGCCCGCGTCGTGGGGGACCGGCGCCAGCGGCCCCGCTCAGGTGCTCCGGGTGGGTGGGAGCCCGGAGACGGAGCGTGA